DNA sequence from the Actinomycetota bacterium genome:
TGCTCGTCTCCGTGCCGGCCGGGGTCCGCGGTTGCCTCCGCCAGGCACGGGTCATCGTAAACTGCCGCGCAGGATGGCGGAGGGCATCGACCACCGGCTCACCCGGCGTTACCTCGACCGGCGGGTCGACGGGCGGATGGTCGCCCTGATCGAGCGAGAGCTGGCCGGGGCCGGTTCGGTCCTGGACGCCGGCTGCGGCTCGGGCCTGTACGGCCCCGCCCTGCGCCGCCGGGCGGCCTCGGTGACCGGCATCGACCACGACCCGGCCCTGTGCCGCCAGGCCGAGGCCACCGGCGCCTACGACCGGGTGGTGTGCGCCCCGGTGGCGAGGGTGGCCGAGCACCTCGACCCCGCCGAGGTCGTGTTCTGCAGCGAGCTCATCGAGCATGTTCCCCGGGCGGAGCTGCGCCCGACCCTGGACGCCCTGGAGGCCGCGGCCACCGCCAAGGTCGTCATCACCGTCCCCAACCGCCTGTTCCCCCACGCCCACGTGGACCCGACCCACGTCCTCCGCTACCGCCTGGGCGGGCTGCTGGCCGAGCTCAACCGGAGCGGCCGGTTCGCCTACACGCTTCACCCGCTCGGGTTCGCCGAGCACTGGCGCCAGCGGATGTGGTGCCGGCCTCTTGATGCAGTCGCGCGGCGGGTCGCGGTGTGCTCACCGACAGTGCTGTACCTGGGGAGATCGCGTGGGTCGGGGGCGGGGTTCGGCCAGGGACCCGGGTCCGGTCCGGGGTCGGGGTCTGGTTCGGGGGTCCGGCGATAGCGGGCGGTCCGGGGCTGCCGGCGCCGGCTTCGGCCAACGCCCTGGCCCTGCTGCGCTTCCCCGACCGGCGGACCACCTGGGCGGTGGTGGCCGCCGCCACCCTGGCCGACCCTGTCGACCGACTCGACGACCGGCTGGCCGCCCTCCACCGGGTGGTCCCGATGACCGGGGCGCGCCTCCACGGTGAGGTCTGGCACCCGGGTTCGCCCGCGGAGGCCTTGATCGTCGACGGCGATCCCCTGGACGCCCTCGCCCTGGTCGGCCGCTTCGACCTGGCGACCCAGCCTCCCCTGCGGGTCGTGGTCGGGTCGGGTGGTCGGCGCCTGGCCGCGGCCTGCCACCATGCCGCCTTCGACGGCCTCGGGCTGCTCGCGCTGCTGACGGCCCTGGTCGGGGGCGCGGAGCAGGAGGGTGTCGGCCGCGACAGCGGGGATCTGGACCCCGATCGGGGGGCTGTGGACGGCCGCGGGAACCCGATCGCCGGTTCGGGGCGGCGGCGGCCGGCCCCGGAACTACGAGGGTTGGTGGGGCGGCTGGTGCGGCCGGCCGACCGGGTGGCGCCGTCATTGAGTCGGCCGGGGCGGGAGACGCTGGTCGTGCGGGAGGTCGACCTGGCCGGGGCGGGGGTGACGGCGCGGCTGGTGGACGCGGCCGTGGCGGCGGCCGGGGCGCGCAACGAACGGCTCGGGCGGCCCTGGCGGCGGGTCGGGGTGAACGTCGGACTCGCCGGGCCGGAGGGGAGATGCAGCGCGCTCCAAGGGGAAGCCGGTACGTCCCAAGGGCAAGGCGGCGCGGTCCGAGGAGAGGCCGATCCGCTCCCAGGGGGAACCGGTGCCCTGCCCGGGAACTCGTCGCGGTACCGGCGGCTCGACCTGACGCCCGGGGAACCGTCCGGGCCGGCGTTGGCGGCGGCCTTGGCGAGTCCGAGGGAACCGCTCGATCAGGTGTGGTCGCCGCGGTTCGGGTGGCTGCTGGAGCCGGTGGCCGGGCGGTTCTCGGACTCGCTGCTGGTGTCCAACCTGGGGCGGCGGGAGGTGCCGGGGGCGACCCGGCTGGACTTCCTTCCGGTGGCCAGGGGGCGTTCGGCGGTGGCCGTGGGGGCGGTCGGGCTGGCCGGAGGGGTGGCCACCGTGTCGGTGCGGGCCAGGGACCTGTCGTCGGAGGATGCCGAGGCGCTGCTGGCCGACCTGGTGGACCGGCTGGCGGCGGGTTCCTGACTGGCGTCGTCGTGCCGGCCGGCCACGGCACCGGCCAGGTAGGCGGCCAGCTCGACCGAACGCATGACCGCGATCCCGGCCGCCACCACCGGCTCGGCCAGCAGGCGGCGGCGGTGCCGCCACACCGCGCGGGTGGCCGCCCTGGCCTGGGCGGCCAGCGCGCCGGGGTGGGCGCGCCGGTAGGCGAGCAGGCCGCGGCCGTAGTAGAAGCGCTTGCCGGCCAGCCCGGCCAGGGTGAGGCGGCCCTCGTGGTGCAGGATCAGCCCGTCGGACAGGGCGATCCGCGCCCCGTGGTCGAGCATGCGCCGGTGCAGCTCGGCGTCCTCGGTGCCGGTCAGCCAGGGGGCGAACCCGCCGGTGTCGCGCAGGTAGCCGGTGCGGACGAGCCGGGGCCAGAGCAGCTCGGGCTCGTCGCGCAGGCAGCGCCGCTCCAGGGTCCGGCAGCGGGTCCAGAACCCCGGCCCGACCGACTCCTCGGGGATGGCCACCCCGACCGCGCCGGCCGCCGCCCCGGCCCGGACGGCCCGCTCGACCACCTCGGGGCCGAGCTCCATGTCGGCATCGACGTAGCACACCCACTCACCGGCGGCGTGGTCGATGCCGAGGTTGCGCTGGGCGCTGCGCTCCGGCCCGCCTCGCAGGGCCAGGTCGGCCAGGCGCTCGGCCACCGCCCAGGTCGCGTCCGTGGAGCCGTTGTCGACCACGATCAGCTCCAGGGCCGGCCAGGTCTGGGCCCGGACGGACCGCAGGCAGGTCTCGATCGTGCGCCCGGCGTTGCGGGTCGGAACCACCACCGACACCAGCGGCGTCACGGCCGCTCCTCCGGCGGGGGAAGGGCCGGCGCCGCGGCGGAGCCGCCGTCGTCCTCGCCGCCGGCCGTCGCCCCCCGGACCTCACGCAGGACCCCGATCACCAGCAGGGCGAGGCCGGCGCCGGCCAGGTAGTGGGCGACCAGGTTGCCCTCCACGAACCCGGGCCCGACCGCGTCGGCGGCCGGCAGGCCCCGGGCCAGCACCACCAGCGGCACCAGGCCGAGCAGCAGCACGGCGATCACCAGCAGGTCCCTGGGCGTGGGCCGGCTCACCAGGTCGTAGACCACGAACGCGGCCCCCGCGACCAGCCCGATCCCGCCGCCCAGCAGCCACAGCACCCCGACCAGCAGGGCCCGCTCCAGCACCGTCCGCAGGCTCATGGCCGCCACCGCCGCGGCCGCCACCCGCTCAGCAGCACGACGACCAGGACCAGCCCGGCCGCCGAGGCCGCGAACGCCCACCCGGCCGTCCGCTGGGGCGCGAACGCGACCTCGAAGCGGTGGGGTCGCTGGTCGGTGATCCGCCACCCCACCGAGTAGCCGTCCAGCAGCAGCGGCGGCCCCAGCGGCCGGCCGTCCATGGTGGCCCGCCAGCGCCGGTCGTAGCCCTGGCCGACGACCAGGCAGTAGGGGCCACCGGCTTGCCCGGCGTGGACGGTCATGCCGGCCGGCGAGCGCTCGGTGACCCGCAGGGCGGCCGGGGCTGGCAGGGGTGCCAGCCGCGAGGCGGGGGCCGGCGACGACAGCCCCAGCAGGTCGACCAGCCAGCCGGGGCTGGACCGGACCCGGTGGTCGCCGGCGCCGAGCCGCAGGGGCCCGTCGCAGCCGCGGACGGGCAGGGCCTCGCCGGCGGCCAGGTCACCGACGGTGCCGGCCAGCCGCACCTGGAGCGGGTCGCCGTCGACCCTGGCCAGCTCGACGCAGCCCCGCAGGGGCCGCGACGACGGCGCCGCCGGGATGCGGGCCCGGCCCGCCGTCAGCTCGCTGATCCGCACCTGGCCGCCCAGCCCGGCCACCCTGTCGATGGTCAGCCGCAGCCGCCGCACCCTGGTCTCGGGGAAGTCGACCCGGGACCGTCCCTGCTTCAGGTTGACCAGGAACGGCGTGCCGCCGTTGACCGAGACCTCGGCGGCGGTGATGGCGTCCACCCCGACCAGCCCCTTGGGCACGGACTGGAGCACGTCGACGTGGTCGAGCCGCTCGCCGGGCAGGCGCAGCTCGATCCACTCGCCGGGCCCGCGGCCGTCCGGCACCCAGGCGCTGTCCGGGTCGCCGTCCAGGGCCTGGGAGGCCCGGGCCCCGACCTCGTCGAAGAAGCGGGAGGAGGAGCTGGCCACGACCCTGCCGGAGGCGCCGGCGAGCCGGTCCACCACCGGGTCGGGCAGCCCCGGCCCGGCCGCGGCCAGCCCGCCGACGGTGAAGTCCCGCGCCGCCGGTAGCCACAGCTCGCGGTCGAGCACCCGCTCCTCGTCGTGGAAGCGGTCGCCGGCCTCGCCGGCCGCCCTGGTCAGGACCACGTCGATCGGGGCGGCGTCGAGCCGGGCCCGGTCGGCCTCCGGGAGGGCGCCGGCCAGCCGGCGCAGGGTCCGGGGCAGGCGGGCGACCTGGCGGACCTCGACCCCGGGCACGCCGATCTCCCAGAAGCCCACCGGGTTGAGGCCGACCCCGCGGACCTGGGTGATCTCCACGGTCACGCTGGTGGTGGTGGCGTCCGGCACGTCGACCCGGACCTCGGGCTCGGCCGGCACCGGGACCTCGACGGCGCCGGCGTCGACCCGGACCCGGACCCCGGCGACCTCCACGCCCGGCTCGGACAGCACCGGGCGGAGCATGATCGACCCCACCTCGACCGGCTCGGACAGGCGGACGGTGACCGACTGGCCGACGGCGCCGCCGAAGTCGCCGGTCGTCCAGGCGGTCCGCCGGTCGCCGTCGAAGGCGTGCTCCGGCTTGCCGAACGGGGTGGCGGTGAGCAGCGAGCCCGACCCGGTGGCGGTCACCGACGCCGCCCCCTCCAGACGGGTGACGGTCTGGCTGTCCGGGTCGCCGAACAGGGTCAGGGTCGAGGTGGGCAGCGGCTGGTCGGCCCGGAGGGTGGGCGAGTAGTTCTGGCCGGTGCGGAAGC
Encoded proteins:
- a CDS encoding class I SAM-dependent methyltransferase, producing the protein MAEGIDHRLTRRYLDRRVDGRMVALIERELAGAGSVLDAGCGSGLYGPALRRRAASVTGIDHDPALCRQAEATGAYDRVVCAPVARVAEHLDPAEVVFCSELIEHVPRAELRPTLDALEAAATAKVVITVPNRLFPHAHVDPTHVLRYRLGGLLAELNRSGRFAYTLHPLGFAEHWRQRMWCRPLDAVARRVAVCSPTVLYLGRSRGSGAGFGQGPGSGPGSGSGSGVRR
- a CDS encoding glycosyltransferase, whose protein sequence is MTPLVSVVVPTRNAGRTIETCLRSVRAQTWPALELIVVDNGSTDATWAVAERLADLALRGGPERSAQRNLGIDHAAGEWVCYVDADMELGPEVVERAVRAGAAAGAVGVAIPEESVGPGFWTRCRTLERRCLRDEPELLWPRLVRTGYLRDTGGFAPWLTGTEDAELHRRMLDHGARIALSDGLILHHEGRLTLAGLAGKRFYYGRGLLAYRRAHPGALAAQARAATRAVWRHRRRLLAEPVVAAGIAVMRSVELAAYLAGAVAGRHDDASQEPAASRSTRSASSASASSDDRSLARTDTVATPPASPTAPTATAERPLATGRKSSRVAPGTSRRPRLDTSSESENRPATGSSSHPNRGDHT